From Primulina tabacum isolate GXHZ01 chromosome 2, ASM2559414v2, whole genome shotgun sequence, one genomic window encodes:
- the LOC142524386 gene encoding protein STRICTOSIDINE SYNTHASE-LIKE 3-like: MKRAGVFAVICLLLAVYCAVDPFDHCAISAFPEFKAFKVEMPAWSEIPVEKDTENLLQKSEIKFLNQVQGPESVAFDPMGRGPYTGVADGRIVFWDGEKWNDFAYTSANRSALCDTKPSLLSYLKNEHICGRPLGLRFHKQTGDLYIADAYLGLMKVGREGGLATSLATEVEGVPFGFTNDLDIDDDGIVYFTDSSTTYRRRNFLLLVFSGENSGRVLKYDPNTKSTTVLVRNLQFPNGLSLSKDKSFFVFCEGSIGRLRKYWIKGEKAGTSEVMAVLPGFPDNVRTNEKGEFWVAIHCRRTIYAYLSAMYPKLRHLCLKLPISAKIHYLMQIGGRMHGAIVKYSPEGELLQILEDRQGKVVKAVSEVEEKNGKLWMGSVLLPFVAVYQLD, from the exons ATGAAGCGCGCTGGAGTATTCGCGGTTATATGTCTCCTGTTGGCTGTGTACTGCGCGGTGGACCCGTTCGATCACTGTGCGATTTCGGCTTTTCCGGAGTTCAAGGCGTTTAAGGTGGAGATGCCAGCGTGGTCAGAAATCCCAGTTGAGAAGGACACGGAGAACTTGCTGCAAAAGTCGGAAATCAAGTTCTTGAACCAGGTGCAGGGCCCGGAGAGCGTGGCATTTGATCCAATGGGGCGTGGTCCGTATACTGGGGTTGCTGACGGGAGGATCGTTTTCTGGGATGGTGAAAAGTGGAATGATTTTGCTTATACTTCTGCTAATCG GTCAGCACTATGCGATACAAAACCATCACTGTTGAGCTATTTGAAGAACGAGCACATCTGTGGAAGACCGTTGGGTCTAAGATTTCACAAACAAACAGGTGATTTGTACATTGCAGATGCATACCTTGGGTTGATGAAGGTTGGGCGTGAAGGTGGTTTGGCAACATCTCTAGCCACCGAGGTCGAAGGAGTTCCTTTTGGATTTACAAATGACTTAGACATTGATGATGATGGGATTGTGTATTTCACCGATAGCAGCACAACATACCGAAGAAG GAATTTTTTGCTGCTAGTATTCTCTGGAGAAAATAGTGGAAGGGTGCTGAAATATGATCCAAACACAAAATCAACCACTGTTCTTGTTCGAAATCTTCAATTTCCAAACGGTCTTTCCCTGAGTAAAGATAAATCATTCTTTGTGTTCTGCGAGGGTTCGATTGGCAG GTTGAGAAAGTACTGGATAAAAGGTGAAAAAGCTGGCACATCTGAGGTTATGGCTGTGCTGCCTGGATTCCCAGACAACGTTCGAACAAATGAAAAGGGCGAGTTTTGGGTGGCAATACATTGTCGCAGAACCATATACGCTTATTTATCAGCAATGTACCCCAAATTACGGCATTTGTGTCTGAAACTTCCTATTTCTGCCAAGATTCACTATTTGATGCAAATCGGAGGTCGTATGCATGGAGCAATCGTGAAATATAGCCCTGAAGGTGAGCTTTTACAGATTCTGGAAGATAGACAAGGAAAAGTAGTTAAAGCGGTTAGCGAAGTCGAGGAGAAAAATGGGAAACTTTGGATGGGAAGCGTCCTGTTGCCATTTGTTGCAGTTTACCAGTTAGACTGA
- the LOC142524376 gene encoding LOW QUALITY PROTEIN: ubiquitin carboxyl-terminal hydrolase 8-like (The sequence of the model RefSeq protein was modified relative to this genomic sequence to represent the inferred CDS: deleted 1 base in 1 codon), whose protein sequence is MHMDTKETENGDNNNGPAAVSFDSLNIEPHLQQEGEPLSFDQEQRVYLVPFRWWKEAQDSYSSDLKMGIPYIASPASSYGGAMKIWNNIFYSDIAFNLKKEDPSLLSSGENGEVGVSGRDYALVPGEMWLQTLKWHSDSRSSSNNIKSSSAVEEDMSDIYPLQLRFSVQRESNAFSVKISKKDNLVECFRRACKIFNVDTDPLWVWDFSGQTTLLFLNDKNKISKESQRQTDQDLLLELQVYGLSDSVRNRGVKKEDLAPYTNGTSILMNGSAINNSSSSARHSSTIFGSSFEAGSLGLTGLQNLGNTCFMNSALQCLAHTPKLVDYFLGDYRREINSENPLGMNGEIASAFGDLLKKLWTPGATPVAPRTFKLKLAHFAPQFSGFNQHDSQELLAFLLDGLHEDLNRVKCKPYVEAKDSDGRPDEEVADEYWKNHLARNDSIIVDLCQGQYRSTLVCPVCRKVSVTFDPFMYLSLPLPSSTTRTMTLTIVKTDGSAQPSSFTVSVPKNGKLEDLIQALSAACSLRVDETLLVAEIYNNRIIRFLEEPTDSLSLIRDGDQLIAYRLPKDAKEAPLIVFMHQKIEEKLVFGKLSSSWKAFGFPLVVRQTITTGSEIFEVYTKLIAPFLVPDEESIDNCGSTDNNVREVEVEDNKNPRLTELSGTTSTEEPDSTRGTKFQFYITDEKGIERDSDITMEEPVNLKTIPTRLNVLACWSESMLKHYSVQPLSLLPEVFKSGFFTKKPQESISLFKCLEAFLKEEPLGPEDMWYCPVCKKHCQASKKLDLWRLPEILVIHLKRFSYSRYLKNKLETFVDFPIHDLDMSAYIDQKGARSSNRYILYAISNHYGSMGGGHYTAFVHHGGDRWYDFDDSHLSPISEDKIKTSPAYVLFYRRVDEDISNLRRL, encoded by the exons ATGCATATGGACACAAAAGAAACGGAGAACGGTGATAATAATAATGGCCCAGCAGCAGTTTCCTTTGATAGTTTGAATATTGAGCCGCATTTGCAGCAAGAAGGAGAGCCCTTGTCTTTTGATCAAGAACAAAGAGTATATTTAGTCCCATTCAG ATGGTGGAAGGAGGCACAAGACTCTTATTCATCAGATTTAAAAATGGGAATCCCGTATATAGCATCCCCTGCTTCGTCTTATGGCGGCGCAATGAAGATATGGAACAATATATTCTATTCAGATATAGCATTTAACCTTAAGAAAGAGGATCCTTCACTGTTGAGCAGTGGGGAAAATGGTGAAGTTGGGGTATCTGGCAGGGACTATGCTTTGGTCCCTGGCGAAATGTGGCTACAGACACTTAAATG GCATAGTGATTCGAGAAGTTCATCAAATAACATCAAAAGCTCATCAGCTGTAGAAGAAGATATGTCGGATATCTATCCTCTACAACTAAGGTTTTCTGTTCAGAGAGAATCCAATGCATTTTCCGTCAAAATAAGCAAAAAG GATAATTTGGTTGAGTGCTTCAGAAGAGCCTGCAAGATATTCAATGTAGATACTGATCCT TTAtgggtttgggatttttcggggcAGACGACGCTGCTTTTCCTTAATGACAAAAATAAGATCTCGAAAGAGTCTCAGAGGCAGACAGACCAGGAT CTTCTCCTCGAGTTGCAAGTTTATGGTTTGTCAGATTCTGTTAGAAATAGAGGAGTTAAAAAAGAAGATTTGGCACCATATACTAATGGTACTTCAATTTTGATGAATGGGAGTGCTATCAACAACAGTTCTAGTTCTGCGCGCCATTCCTCTACTATTTTCGGAAGTTCCTTTGAAGCTGGCTCTTTGGGATTAACTGGATTGCAAAACTTGGGGAATACTTGTTTCATGAACAGTGCTCTTCAGTGTCTAGCGCACACACCAAAACTTGTTGACTACTTTCTTGGCGATTACAGGAGAGAAATAAACTCGGAGAACCCATTGGGCATGAAT GGTGAGATTGCTTCAGCTTTTGGAGATCTGCTGAAGAAATTGTGGACTCCTGGCGCAACACCAGTGGCACCAAGAACATTCAAGTTGAAGCTTGCTCATTTCGCTCCTCAGTTTAGTGGTTTTAATCAGCATGATTCTCAA GAGCTCTTAGCATTTCTTTTGGATGGACTCCATGAAGATTTGAATCGTGTGAAGTGCAAACCCTATGTTGAAGCTAAGGATTCTGATGGCCGACCAGATGAAGAAGTGGCTGATGAATATTGGAAGAATCATCTGGCTCGCAATGATTCAATAATTGTTGATTTGTGCCAA GGTCAATATCGATCCACATTAGTATGCCCAGTTTGCAGAAAGGTGTCTGTTACTTTTGACCCATTCATGTATCTGTCATTACCACTGCCATCATCAACAACTCGGACAATGACATTGACGATTGTAAAAACTGATGGCAGTGCTCAGCCATCCTCATTTACTGTTTCTGTACCGAAGAATGGAAAGCTTGAAGATCTAATTCAGGCTTTAAGTGCAGCATGTTCGTTGAGGGTCGACGAGACGCTTTTGGTTGCCGAG ATATATAACAACCGTATAATACGATTTCTGGAGGAGCCGACGGATTCATTATCTTTAATTAGAGATGGTGATCAACTAATAGCATATAGGCTGCCAAAGGATGCTAAGGAAGCTCCTCTGATCGTCTTTATGCACCAGAAAATAGAAGA GAAACTTGTTTTCGGGAAACTGTCCTCAAGTTGGAAGGCATTTGGATTCCCTCTTGTAGTACGCCAAACCATCACCACTGGTTCTGAAATCTTCGAAGTGTATACGAAgctaattgctccattcttggTCCCTGATGAAGAGTCTATTGATAATTGTGGCAGCACAGACAATAATGTCCGC GAGGTGGAAGTGGAGGATAATAAAAATCCTAGACTAACTGAACTTTCTGGGACAACTAGTACAGAAGAGCCCGATTCTACGCGTGGCACCAAGTTTCAGTTTTATATAACAGATGAAAAGGGAATAGAAAGAGACTCAGATATTACAATGGAAGAGCCGGTGAATCTGAAGACCATTCCCACACGTTTGAATGTGCTTGCATGTTGGTCAGAGTCAATGCTGAAGCATTACAGTGTTCAGCCTCTTAGCTTGTTGCCTGAAGTTTTCAAGTCTGGTTTCTTTACAAAAAAACCACAAGAGTCTATCTCTTTGTTTAAATGCCTAGAAGCATTTCTCAAGGAGGAGCCTCTAGGACCTGAAGATATGTG GTACTGCCCAGTGTGTAAAAAACATTGTCAAGCTAGTAAAAAATTGGATCTCTGGAGACTGCCAGAAATTTTGGTGATTCATTTGAAAAGATTCTCCTACAGCCGGTATCTGAAGAACAAATTGGAAACCTTTGTAGATTTCCCCATCCATGACCTTGATATGTCTGCTTATATAGATCAGAAGGGTGCACGATCTTCAAACCGATATATTCTCTATGCTATTAGCAATCATTATGGAAGTATGGGAGGCGGTCACTACACGGCGTTTGTCCAC CATGGTGGTGATCGGTGGTACGACTTTGACGATAGCCATCTGTCTCCCATCTCTGAGGACAAGATCAAGACTTcgcctgcttatgtgttattttaCAGAAGGGTCGACGAAGATATATCTAACTTGAGAAGACTGTGA